In Ciconia boyciana chromosome 1, ASM3463844v1, whole genome shotgun sequence, the genomic stretch CGTGTCTGGTGCTTCGTGTGCGCCTTTAATGTTAGAGCTAAAGATATGACAGCTGTGCTTGTTTAAAAGTGATCTATTCTTTTATGAACCCTGTTTTTGAAATCCAAAGCCACTCTACTTGAGGGTATCTGCACCAAGTCCAGACTTTTCAGTTCATGGGACTACACCGTTGTTTTGTGTGCGCGGGGTGGGAATTTGTGTGTGCAACTGTAGCAGATGAGCGTACATCAGATGGACAGGGCCGTGAACCTCTTTTCCTTCGGTAGGCCCACAGGGCCTTTCATCTGTGAGCAGCTGAAAGTATCGCTCTAAATAtccaaggaaaggaaatagaGTTACAGTTCTCATAGCAGTGTTGCATGAACTGTGTGTTTTGTAGCAGATGTTTCAGGACATAAACAATTAGGTCTTAATGTATTAATAGACATCTCTGGAAAATAATCCGGCAGTACGTTATGGACCAGACCCTTGGCTGGCATAATCTGACATGGCTCCAGtggcttcattttcagttttgaacaAGTTAACTTCTAACATCTTTAATTATACACATCTCTGGCCAGTATAAACCTATGTGAGATTGGGATGCCTGGATCTCACGTGTGCCATTAAAATATCTCCTAGGACCTTTGAACTCTACAGCAgtcaaaaatgttcttttggaTCATATACCAAAATCATGAGAGTGAAATCCTGCAGCACTGGATAGGCACAAGGGCAGATTTCATGACTGCATTAGTCTCTGCTATCTAAAAATACTTTAGATCTGTCTGGCACAATTAGATGGGAGCAAATCTGGGGCAGATATGCCCTAGGCTTTGCCAGCTACAGCTCTGGCCGCCTCCCTCCACCCATACCCAGAGGGGAAAGGGGGCTGTAATCAACAGGAGGAAGCAGCGCTCGAAAAATGCTCGTGGCTACAGGGAcaggggtggtggtggcagggagATGTCTCACAACATACTTTCCTACAGTTCTGCATAGTTTCATTGACTGAGGAAGCCCAGAGTAGCTTTCTAAACTAAGCAATGCTTACTTGCCTGTTGACTTGCAAGATCCTTCTAGCAAGATCCTACAGATTGTTTCTTCGGTGTTAtctaatgattattttttttgtctctgcttcTTTCAGCTCCAAGGCTCTTTGAAGAGAAAGTTGGTGGTAAATCTGTCGCCTGTTAACAACAAGAGGCCCAATGGTGTTTCCGAGAGCTCTTTCCTTGACATTAAGAGGATAAGAGTGGGTGATAATATCTCAGTGGGACAAGGTGGACAACATGTTAACAATTGCCAAAGCCAGTCAATGTCAGGAACTATGTCTGTGGGGCAAGGATCACAAAGAAAGGCCAGCAACCTAGCAAACAATACACATGCCAGTGGGAATGGCATGTTTAATATGACTTTGAAAGAGGTAAAGAAAGAACCAGGAGAAACAGTGTCTTGCAGCAAACACTTAGATGGCCAGACGTCCCATGAGAACATGTTCCCTAACAGATATGGGGAAGACTCGTGGGAACAAATGATGGATCTGGAGCTTCAGGAACTATTTAATGAACTGACTAACATATCAGTGCCACCAATGAGTGATCTCGAGCTAGAGAATATGATAAATGCGACAATAAAACAAGATGAGCCATTCAACATTGACCttgggcagcagagccagaggGGCCCTGTGAGATCTCTGCAGATGGATAAGATGGTGATAAAGAGTGAATATGCACCAGGCATGAATCAGGCTCCTGTGGGCTCCCCACAGATGAGGCCTTCTTCTACAGGTCCAGCCTTCACTATGGCTACCGCTGCCATGTCCACTTCTTCACCCATCCCTTCGGTGCCTCAGAATCAAACACAGGTATCGCAGGTTTCTTCTGCGACCAGTCGGCCATTGCCTAACTGGCAGGAGGTGTCTCATGCACAGCAGCTCAAACAGATCGCAGCCAACCGGCAGCAGCATGCCTTGattcagcagcaacagcagcagcagaaccagACGGCCAGCTGGTCCACCTTGTCTCCATCAGGACCTTCCCCTGGACCCTTCGTGCAAGAGAAAATCCCCAGCCCTTCTTTTCGCCAGCAGCAGTTCAGCCCACAAAGCTCAGCAATGCTTGGGGTACCAGTGAATGGAAACCAGTCGAAAGGGATCAACAACTATGTTTATAAACCAACCACTCCCCAGAGCAATCCCATGGACATAATCATGCAACAGAAGCCTCAGGACCTCAACAGAAACTTTATCAACAGTGCTCAGCCACCACTAGAGCAGCATCATGGCAACACAAAGCCTTTGTTTCACTTTAACTCAGAGCAAACAAACCAGCAGATGCCTTCAGTTTTGGGTTCCCAAAACAAGCCTGCCCTTCTGCACTACACGCAGCAGGCACAGGGTTCAGCCCCTGTGCAACAgccacagcaacagcagcaacaacagccaCAGCCGCAGCCTGCTCAGCCTCTCCCAAACCAGTCTCTTCAAAGGCCACCTAATGTACCCCTAGCAATGCAGCAAAAAATGatgcttcagaaaatgcagcaaagcCAGCAAATCTCAGGTTTGCAGTATCCAGTCTCGCAGCAGCATAGACAGGTAAGGCGAATTCCTCCTTATTTGTTACAGAATCTTTCTGGTCTGAGGAGTAAAAACGCTTTTCCAGCCTGGCCTCATTCCTCCAGGAATGAGGCAGATAATGACCATCTCAGCACATacttcagcagagctggtgaTGGCACATTTAGCACCTATTCAGGTATATCAGGGATGCACATTTATAAGATTTTCAAGAAAGACATGCTCATAACGCTTTTTTCTTAACACAATGGAGTGAATATGCCACTGATATATATTATGTAGATACTTGTCAGAAAGGTGAGATAGTAGGGCAGATGCAAGCTTATTTTGGACCCTTATCTAAGTTTTCTAGCTTACAAAACTTTAAGCTCTTTTGAATGgcaaaattttaatgaattccTATGCTATCTTAGATAATGTATTTTacaatgttaatttttatgCCATCATTTTCCTCAGGGAGGCAGGGTTAGGAAATTCTGGTTTTAGATATCTTTTGACTGACAttgcaaaaatactgtttgcatATTTGTTATCTGTTTGGCAAAGGAAAACTAAGACTTATCTGTGAGCTTTATAAACACCCATCACACTTCTGGGAATATTCTGTGGATAAAACACGTGCTTAGATATGAAGGTGAAGGTTGCCACAGATATGTCTACAATTATATACCACATGGCCAGCTCCCACAGCGTTATCATGAGACAGTGCTCTGACACGATTGATTACTGTAGCTCAGCTATGCTATGTCAAGTCACTGTGCACCAGGATCCCAAGTTTCAGACCTGCCAATCGAAGTTTGAATATGTCACCTCATTGTAGCTCATAAACTGGAAACCAGGTgcaaaacaagtaaaacataTATTATATTTTGGGACATTTAAGCCACTCTGGGGAGTTTTGGTGGGGCAAATGTAGTTCAACACATTTGAGGGTATGCAATGGCAATATAGGTGTGGAGATCATCTGTGGATTTCTTACATGTGAAAAACAGCTATAAAAAACTACTGAAAAGTGAAAGCCTAAGTCTTCCATAAAGTCCCAGAGAAGCAGCATTGTGAATGAATCATTCAGAACTGGAGTTTCTTGGCCAAACTGTTTGGGTGAACAgtctgatgtttttaaaaaaaagcaaagtaggTATAGTTGTATGCATGGAAACCTTTCGCCTTTTAACTCTTTTAAACTCCCTGACCAACCAGCCATGACTTTCTCCAACAGAGAATCCCTTAGCAAGAGGTATGAGGTGAAACATTTAGGCAGCTTTGGGTGGGGAGATGTTGCTTTGTTGGAAGATGCTGGAGAATGAGCGTTGGCAGGAAGCAAGCACAGCTACAGCTTTGCTGTTTCACAGGAGGTCTCTGCTGGCTGTTCCTCTCCTTCTTGGGCCACTGTGTGCTCTCTTCTTAGACGCATTTCCCCATTCTCTTAATAGACTGGCAGGGAGATGAATTTTAACAGTTCTTTCATTCAGCCATGATGAAGCTTCCAGCAATCTGTCAGCACAGGGGAGACAGGCAGGACTTCTGCAAACACtactatttttctgaaaaaaatatgcaaggtCACattctggaaaggaagaaaaacactgagaGCAACTCTGCTTGAGGCAATGTTAGCTCCTTGCTCTGTGTCCTCTtgggctgctgctcagggaggcAAGCCAACAAGATGGTACTTGGCAACATGGCCATAGCAGTACTTGAAAGATTTATCATGAGTGTTGTGGGATCTCTCACCTGTGCAGCCACAAGATCTTTTGGCTTAGGAAACTTTCCCTAAATGAACTTTGCTGAGTGCCAAACTTTAGATATTACACCAAGGAAGGAGTTTTGCCTATCAACACAGACTTCTGCAAGTAGTTTTCCAAAGTTTCTTGTCATCTGACCACTTTCCACAGTTTTGTCTGCAGGACGTGGCTACCCGATCCgcagcacagctgagaagcTTAGAAGCTTTGTAGACACAGATTACGGGGCTTTTGCAGCAAGAATGATGTTGTTTCTATGCTCTAGAGAGGTAACTGGACTTTTTTAGAGATCCTTACCAGTTGTTCCAAAGTTCTGCTGAAATTCAGGAAATCAGGTAGTCTCTCTCAGTAGAGTATTCTGTAGCTGCTGGAATGATACTTAGAAATGCAGGTGATCCATAAATAGCAGGATTTTGGATTGGTTTGAACATAACTGTTCACCTGGCAATATTTATGAGTTCTGTGAACTCCTTTAGGGCCTGCCTATGCAGCTGCAAGAGCCCACCAACCCCTTGGTCAGGCCTGCTTGTCCTCATAGGTCCAGTCTGATTATTAAATCAGAG encodes the following:
- the MAML2 gene encoding mastermind-like protein 2 isoform X2, with product MEYTKTQRKSGWTALGAKCWKFLQGSLKRKLVVNLSPVNNKRPNGVSESSFLDIKRIRVGDNISVGQGGQHVNNCQSQSMSGTMSVGQGSQRKASNLANNTHASGNGMFNMTLKEVKKEPGETVSCSKHLDGQTSHENMFPNRYGEDSWEQMMDLELQELFNELTNISVPPMSDLELENMINATIKQDEPFNIDLGQQSQRGPVRSLQMDKMVIKSEYAPGMNQAPVGSPQMRPSSTGPAFTMATAAMSTSSPIPSVPQNQTQVSQVSSATSRPLPNWQEVSHAQQLKQIAANRQQHALIQQQQQQQNQTASWSTLSPSGPSPGPFVQEKIPSPSFRQQQFSPQSSAMLGVPVNGNQSKGINNYVYKPTTPQSNPMDIIMQQKPQDLNRNFINSAQPPLEQHHGNTKPLFHFNSEQTNQQMPSVLGSQNKPALLHYTQQAQGSAPVQQPQQQQQQQPQPQPAQPLPNQSLQRPPNVPLAMQQKMMLQKMQQSQQISGLQYPVSQQHRQDQHSVVGQGAGPTPSSSSCSNPNTGSGYMNSSQQSMLNQQLMEKKQALQRQMMEQKQLLLQQQMLAEAEKITPQDQLNRHLTRPPPDYKDQRRNVVNMQQANQYPGGSPAVSMSSNNMSLSNPISTHSIMPQSSSLMSTPAGTRMPSVPAARSMGCYGNLPCNQPSAYNVTSGMNQMQPHRNQNQGLPSQNNPMMSRQQTMTQANNVAAFGTGSVVNSQQVRPSLNHGATGIPVQRPANMMITATATAQNWAPQEAAVKQQDALKPAGVRFPTGTPYPNQSLQRNVGNQHFPQRALAPPNQLTAGVQMRPPLNQMHQTLNGQSAGSLRGLSIRPNQLRGQTVPALNQPGTSMTPPSSLPSTSFTSTNQNSRAYQGSDHGNDLAFDFLNQQGDSIGPALNSDSDFIDSLLKTEPGNDDWMKDINLDEILGNHS